The following is a genomic window from Lolium rigidum isolate FL_2022 unplaced genomic scaffold, APGP_CSIRO_Lrig_0.1 contig_1705_1, whole genome shotgun sequence.
TACACATTTCAGTACAATGCATCGATTCGGAATTGAGAGTCACAATGAAGTGTTGTATATGTTAGAACATGCCTAGCGCCTTGTTGTTTTGGTGCAATGAGCTGATGAGAAAATTTGTGTTGTCTGAACTATATAAGTTGTTACTACTACCTTTCCTTCAAAGTTCATTAGTCACACGGCCTGATCGATCAACTGGGCTCTCCATGGTGCTATTCTCCAAATCCCTCAGAAACTCGACAAATGCCGCTTCAGAGGACCCGCTTTCGCCGATCGCGTCCAACGCCATCTTCCTCGCCACCACCAGCATATCCCTAAGCTTCCTCCCTTCCTCCGTCTCCATGACCAGCCTCAGCTTCGCCTCGAGCTCCTCAGCCTCCACCATTCCTTTCTCGTATCCCTCCAGCGCCACGGCGATCTTCATCTCCTCCaccatgaacaccttgttcaaCGCCTGCTCTGCGTAGAGCGGCCAGCATATCAACGGCAGCCCAGACATGATCGCCTCTAGCGTtgagttccacccgcagtgcgtCACGAAGGCGCCGACCGCCTCGTGCCGCACCACCTCCGCCTGCGGCACCCAGCTGCCGAGCACCATGCCCCTGTTCCTCGTCCTCTCCAAGAACCCCGCCGGAAGCAGCCGCTCAAGGTCCGGCTCGGGGAACTCGCTCTGCTCCTCCGGCGGACTCCTCACCGCCCACAGGAACCTGTGCCCGGAGCTCTCCAGTCCACTAGCGATCTCCTTCAGCTGCGCCGCCGAGAACGCGCCCTTGCTGCCGAAGCAGAGGAACACGACGCTCTGCCGCGGCTGCGCGTCCAGCCACGCGAGGCACTCGTGCCGCCGCTCCTCGCCGCCTCCATCCACCAGCGGCCCGATGCAGTAAACCCTGGGCGTGGGCCGGCCGGGCACGCAGACGCCGTCCGCGAGCGCTCTCAGCGCGGTGGGCTCCAGCCAGTCGAAGCTGTTCACGAGCACGCCCCTCCCCTCGGGGATCCGCCGGAACTGGTGCAGCCGGACCTTGGTCGTCACGCTCTCCTTGTCCTGCACCATGAGCGGCATGTCCACCGCGCGGATCGGCAGCATGCCGGGGCTGCGCACCAGCGCCTCGCCCATGTCCTTGAACGACGACGGCAGCTCGGGGTAGCTGTGCGGGAGGTCCAGGAGGACGGCGAGCGCGCCGGCCGCGGAGGCGAAGAAGAAGTATGCCGGGACGTCGAGCTCGGCGGCGACGTCGAGCGCGTCGACGCAGAACATGTCGAGCAGGAGGGCGTCGGCGCCGGGGGCGGGCAGGGAGCGGAGGAGGTCGCGGAGGACGGGGTTGGCGAGGCGGAGCGTGTCGAGGCTGCGCTTGACCGGGTGCGCGGCGTGGTCAGGGCTGGGCGGGACGGGCAGGAGACGGAATGCGATGGAAGGGTTGGCCGCGGCGAGGCGCGCCACCGCGTCGGCCGAGACGGCGTCGCTGTCGGGCgggtcgacgacggcgatgacgacggtGTGGGCGTGGCGGAGCAGGTGCTTGGCCAGCTCCACCATGGGATTCAGGTGGCCCACGCCCAGCGACGGGTAGAGCACGAACGTCTTGGGCGCCGGCATGGCTGAGATAGTGAGATGAGATGAGCAGAGGAGGTGGGTGTGCGATACGGCTCTAATTGCACACGCGGGCAGTCATTTTATACACGAAAATCCAAGTGAATGGTCAAACACGCACGGCCGTTTTCGTGAGCAGTGACGTTAGATAGGCTGATTTGACTGACCGCCCGTTTTCGTGACAAAACGTGCCACATATTATCTCTGAATAGTCTTTTGCGCCTTCATTTTTATCGCTAAATGCGTCAAATAATTTTATAAGAAAATAAACATAACTTTGAAGGAAAAATATGGTTTCCTTTGCATGCGTACTAACTCAAATTTTATGTCTCAGTCGAATTACATCAGCGTATATCAATATAAACCTAGataaaatgcaaacaaaagaaaatatgaaTCTTTAAGCAAATCCTAGCTAGTTGAAACTTAGCAATTCCGAATTTTAAACAACAAAGGTTAGAGGGCATACTTGCGCCAGTCTTATACATCGATCGAGGTTGGTGCCtaccaggcaccgcacaccctggtcaGGTATTGGGTCTGGCGGTCTGGCCCAtttagctttcctttttctttttcgttttctattcctatttattttctatttatttgttttttatttattttttctatttttttgttcaAACTCTAGAAAGCTCAAATTTGAGAATTAttagaattcaaaaaaaatcaaattcaaaaATGGTTCAAATATGattttttcaaaattgaaaattgttcaaatttgaaaaatgttaaattcgaaaattattcatatataaaaatattaaattttcgaaaataatttcaaattttgaaaaatacacAAATTTAAAGTATGTTCATATCAACATAATGttcgatttttttaaaaattaaaattttaaaaagtatATCTGAAAAAAGTTTAGATTAAATTTTTCGAGTTTTTAAAAAAACatagaaaaaaagaagaaaagaatcgAGCAGAAAGggagaaaaaagtaaaaaaaaaaacaagaggtggtctgggctggcccaacacccATCGTGGGGTGTGGGGCACCCGGTCCGCACCAACCAGGTGGTGTATATCACCTCACGCATAATTGTGCGTGCAAAAAGAAAGGTTACACTTATAAATCATAAAGGCGTCCAAAGCATGCCTGCCTGCGGCGGGAGGGGCGGCCGATCCCGGGCCCATGGAACTAAGGGGTGCCCATGCCTCAAATAACCAATGCATATGGAGCCACCTAAACGACTAGCAGTTCAATCCAGGCATCAACTCCACTAGGTGATTGCGTTTTACGTTCAAACGATCTACGACCGGTGGCTAGTCCTGGTCATTGAAGGAGTCCTTCCAGTTTCTTAGTTAGGACCGGATAAGCTTCCAAATCTCTTTCGAATAAAGCCAAGATTTCC
Proteins encoded in this region:
- the LOC124680453 gene encoding anthocyanidin 5,3-O-glucosyltransferase-like, translated to MPAPKTFVLYPSLGVGHLNPMVELAKHLLRHAHTVVIAVVDPPDSDAVSADAVARLAAANPSIAFRLLPVPPSPDHAAHPVKRSLDTLRLANPVLRDLLRSLPAPGADALLLDMFCVDALDVAAELDVPAYFFFASAAGALAVLLDLPHSYPELPSSFKDMGEALVRSPGMLPIRAVDMPLMVQDKESVTTKVRLHQFRRIPEGRGVLVNSFDWLEPTALRALADGVCVPGRPTPRVYCIGPLVDGGGEERRHECLAWLDAQPRQSVVFLCFGSKGAFSAAQLKEIASGLESSGHRFLWAVRSPPEEQSEFPEPDLERLLPAGFLERTRNRGMVLGSWVPQAEVVRHEAVGAFVTHCGWNSTLEAIMSGLPLICWPLYAEQALNKVFMVEEMKIAVALEGYEKGMVEAEELEAKLRLVMETEEGRKLRDMLVVARKMALDAIGESGSSEAAFVEFLRDLENSTMESPVDRSGRVTNEL